In the genome of Vicia villosa cultivar HV-30 ecotype Madison, WI linkage group LG7, Vvil1.0, whole genome shotgun sequence, one region contains:
- the LOC131617487 gene encoding uncharacterized protein LOC131617487 isoform X3: MNQRPPLDVNVAYVEGREEADRRASNQPMTQKLEDIYLSKMELVMLDLAILKLRKASAAWRYVYIGLDHHHLLLPSFPFVY, encoded by the exons ATGAATCAGAGGCCTCCACTTGATGTCAATGTTG CTTATGTGGAAGGACGGGAAGAGGCGGATAGAAGAGCTTCTAATCAGCCTATGACACAA aaattGGAGGATATATACCTCAGCAAGATGGAGCTGGTGATGCTGGATCTGGCGATTTTGAAATTGAG GAAAGCAAGTGCAGCTTGGAGGTATGTGTATATTGGACTGGATCATCATCATCTCTTGCTTCCTTCATTTCCTTTTGTTTATTGA
- the LOC131617487 gene encoding uncharacterized protein LOC131617487 isoform X1 — protein sequence MNQRPPLDVNVAYVEGREEADRRASNQPMTQKLEDIYLSKMELVMLDLAILKLSDSFPNESLMVIYTIFNGLRKASAAWRYVYIGLDHHHLLLPSFPFVY from the exons ATGAATCAGAGGCCTCCACTTGATGTCAATGTTG CTTATGTGGAAGGACGGGAAGAGGCGGATAGAAGAGCTTCTAATCAGCCTATGACACAA aaattGGAGGATATATACCTCAGCAAGATGGAGCTGGTGATGCTGGATCTGGCGATTTTGAAATTGAG TGACAGTTTTCCAAATGAGTCATTAATGGTGATTTACACAATATTCAATGGCCTTAG GAAAGCAAGTGCAGCTTGGAGGTATGTGTATATTGGACTGGATCATCATCATCTCTTGCTTCCTTCATTTCCTTTTGTTTATTGA
- the LOC131617487 gene encoding uncharacterized protein LOC131617487 isoform X2, whose translation MNQRPPLDVNVAYVEGREEADRRASNQPMTQKLEDIYLSKMELVMLDLAILKLSDSFPNESLMVIYTIFNGLRKASAAWSKNQ comes from the exons ATGAATCAGAGGCCTCCACTTGATGTCAATGTTG CTTATGTGGAAGGACGGGAAGAGGCGGATAGAAGAGCTTCTAATCAGCCTATGACACAA aaattGGAGGATATATACCTCAGCAAGATGGAGCTGGTGATGCTGGATCTGGCGATTTTGAAATTGAG TGACAGTTTTCCAAATGAGTCATTAATGGTGATTTACACAATATTCAATGGCCTTAG GAAAGCAAGTGCAGCTTGGAG TAAAAATCAATAA
- the LOC131617486 gene encoding nodulin-3-like, with amino-acid sequence MAEILKFVYTFILLISLFIVATKADGAIECETDVDCKPNYCMFFSGMCVDNKCLCSVKSPRETNVYVEDGFSDYMNIKSNSVYQQHAEKNEILH; translated from the exons atggCTGAAATTCTAAAGTTTGTTTATacttttattctattaatttcattatttattGTCGCAACAAAAGCTGATG GAGCTATTGAATGTGAAACTGATGTTGATTGCAAACCAAATTATTGCATGTTTTTTAGTGGCATGTGCGTTGATAACAAATGTTTATGTAGTGTGAAGAGTCCAAGAGAAACAAATGTGTATGTAGAGGATGGTTTCTCAGATTATATGAACATTAAATCCAATAGTGTATATCAACAACATGCAGAGAAGAATGAGATCTTGCACTag
- the LOC131620859 gene encoding embryonic abundant protein VF30.1 — protein MEFAHLTVLSLFCLAFVGITATSSGEDYWQSIWPNTPLPKTFSDLLIPSGKTNSLPIKSEELNQYSTLFFEHDLHPGKTFTLGNTRSVGNIIRPFTKSRQGVTDSIWLANKEEQSLEDFCYSPTAIAEHKHCVSSLKSMIDQVISHFGSTKIKAISSNFAENQDQYVVEEVKKVGENAVMCHRLNFEKVVFNCHQVRDTTAYVVSLVASDGTKTKALTVCHHDTRGMNPELLYEALEVTPGTVPVCHFIGNKAAAWVPNNTVDNLCVI, from the exons ATGGAGTTTGCACATCTCACTGTTTTATCTCTCTTTTGT TTGGCTTTCGTGGGTATCACTGCGACATCATCTGGAGAAGATTACTGGCAATCTATTTGGCCAAACACTCCTTTGCCAAAGACCTTCTCCGATCTATTAATTCCAA GTGGAAAAACTAATAGTCTACCTATCAAAAGTGAAGAATTGAACCAATACTCAACGCTCTTTTTTGAACATGACCTTCACCCTGGGAAAACCTTTACTTTGGGTAACACTCGTTCAGTAGGAAATATTATTCGACCATTCACAAAATCAAGACAAGGTGTCACGGACTCCATATGGTTAGCAAACAAAGAGGAACAAAGTCTTGAAGACTTTTGTTATAGTCCAACTGCTATAGCAGAACACAAACATTGCGTATCATCCTTGAAATCAATGATTGACCAAGTCATTTCACATTTTGGATCAACAAAGATTAAGGCAATTTCAAGTAACTTTGCTGAAAATCAAGACCAATATGTGGTGGAAGAAGTGAAAAAGGTGGGAGAAAATGCAGTTATGTGTCATAGATTGAATTTTGAAAAGGTAGTATTCAATTGCCACCAAGTGCGTGACACAACCGCTTATGTGGTCTCATTGGTAGCCTCAGATGGAACTAAAACTAAGGCTTTAACAGTCTGCCACCATGACACAAGAGGTATGAATCCTGAGTTGCTTTATGAAGCACTCGAAGTTACTCCTGGAACCGTTCCTGTATGTCATTTCATTGGCAATAAGGCCGCTGCATGGGTACCAAATAATACTGTGGACAATCTTTGTGTCATCTAG
- the LOC131619366 gene encoding embryonic abundant protein VF30.1-like — protein sequence MIDRVISHFGSTKITEISSNFAENQEQYMVEEVKKVGENAVMCHRLNFEKVVFNCHQGRDTTAYVVSLVSSDGTKTKALTLCHHDTRGMNPELLYEALEVTPGIVPVYYFIGNKAAAWVPKHTVDNLCVI from the coding sequence ATGATTGACCGAGTCATTTCACATTTTGGATCAACAAAGATTACGGAAATTTCAAGTAACTTTGCTGAAAATCAAGAGCAATATATGGTGGAAGAAGTGAAAAAGGTAGGAGAAAATGCAGTGATGTGTCATAGATTGAATTTTGAAAAGGTAGTATTCAATTGCCACCAAGGGCGTGACACAACCGCTTATGTGGTCTCATTGGTATCCTCAGATGGAACTAAAACTAAGGCTTTAACACTCTGCCACCATGACACAAGAGGTATGAATCCTGAATTGCTTTATGAAGCACTCGAAGTTACTCCTGGAATTGTTCCTGTATATTATTTCATTGGCAATAAGGCTGCTGCATGGGTACCAAAGCATACCGTGGACAATCTTTGTGTCATATAG